acctTGGGTCCGTCACTTGGAAGAAGCCATTACCTGAGAGCGAGATGCAGTCGGACAAGGCAGGGGCCCAGCAGACGTTCAAAAAATGTTCCGGAGCAGCAGGTTTGGGAACGCGGCATTTGGCACATTTAAGAGGGGCGCTGAGGTTTCGGGCGTCGGTGAGACATACGTGCCCCTCGGCTGAAAGGCTTGCAACTGTGGAACAAGCAGCTCCCTTCGAGGGGTTAACTGCTGCGCACCAGGCGGCGCTAGAGAGTCCATGTTTGCCCACACTGCCCTCACAGGCTGCCCCGGGCATCCGCACATCCGCCATACACTGCCTCCCGTTCCTACAGCACACAAACACCGTGTAAGGGTCCAGGAAACCGAGGGTGCTGAGGGCATCGCTTCCGGACAGGCCTGGGGGGGCACAATAATAGCTTTAGgaactttggttttttttgtagctgcttatatgggtcccttggaccgattcggtagctaatcggcccgtgtatggggcagaaacgaggggcctgcccgacctatacctggcctgaaattggccagatatcgatcgggcaggtaaaaaaattcagtcggatcagggaccacattggctcgttgatgcagtccccgaactgactgccccattgctgccattataattcaatcgatTGGCCCCAGGcacaaatgatcgaattaccctaCACGctcccagatatcgcccacccgtagctgGGGATatagggtgaagatccgctcgcttggtgatctcgccaagcgagcgaatcttaatgtgtatggggcccttaagTGTTCAGTTAGCCAAGGGGTCCACACTTTGCCAAATTTTTGGAGACATCCTCTGCTTAGGTATGTTAGGTGGTATAGGGGGAGTGAGCTGTTAATTAGGTCGATCCATtgtcttttttggggggggttgttCTGATTTCCATTTAAGAGTTATTAATCTCTTGGTTTGTATAAAGAGAAAGCACAGTAGCGTTCTTtcagctgtgggggggggggggttgtgtctTCCACTTGATTAGGTAACAGTAAAGTTAAGTCTAGGGGTATTATGAGTGCCAATAAGCGGCTGATTTCTCCAGTTATTTTGGACCAGAACCTATTAATTAATGTGGGCATTCCCACATCATGTGTATATAGTCAGCATTTTGGGCAAGTGTCTGGGATATCTGCGTTAATTTGGTGGGATATTGTAGGGGGAGACGAAGCCCGATATATTGTAGATAATATTTAGGAACTTTACCTGAAATAGGGGATGGGATTAATACACTCTGTATCTGTGTGCCACAGTTCTAGACAGCCAAGCGCAATCTGGAACATTTCCAGGTGTTTTACAATAGAGGACAGGGGGCCCCATTTAGTGTTTAATCCTCCCAAAACAATGTCACTTGGCCAAAGCCAAGAATTTATGAGCTTAAACCTAAGTGGCACTTAGAGATAATATAAGCAAATATAACTGGCTGTGCCCTTTGCGAATGCTATAAGCAGGCCGTCAGTACGTGTTATCCAGCAAATATTGGCAAACATGAGCAGGTACAAGTATCTGCCTGGCAACTGCAGCggaaccctatgggaggctttactGGGCTGGGTTGGtcacctctgagttaactttaagtatgatgtagagagtaatattctgagacaatttgcaattggtctttattttttattatttgtggggtttttttgttcagcagctctccagtttggagtttcaggagctatctggttgctagggtccatattaccttagcaaccaggaagtggtctgaatgagaggttggtatatgaataggggaggggctgtacaggaaaataagtaataaaaagtaacaataacagtaaaactggagcctcacagagcaataggttttggctgccggggtcactgaccccccaattatAAAGAGTCAAAGAGAgcaagaggcaaataattcaaatacgataagaaataaaaaatgaagaccagttggaaaGTTAAGTTATACAAAGTTGGTCTtcagttaactaaaaggtgaaccaccagtGTAACAACTTCTATAACTACTTCAAATCATGGCAGTTAATAAAGAGTCGTTACTTTTGCCTTGTTGCTTAGGTAATtacactctagcaaccaggcagtagacaTTAAAAAACAGCAAATTATCGTACAATAGTGAAGGGGTGAATTACACCTTTGAACACACAATCAAGCAGTCAGTACCTAAAGTGTAAATCCGTTTTGTGGATTGGATCTCTGTAAGGTGGATGCTATTGGCCTGCGACCCGTGCAGAATCTGGGGAGGCGCAGAGGGTGTAGTGGCGGTTCTGGTCCAGGTTTCATTCCCGGCGTCAGTAGGGAGGGTGCTGAGGGGCACAATGACATCTACACGAGAACAATTGTTATAACATTAAAAATCTTAACTCTCAATGCAAAACGGAGAATAACCAATCCGCACTACTACGGACTTTTTCAGAATACAAATCACAGCCCTGTGCTGTAGTGTTCTAGGGGCCTTGAAAATCTAATCCCTATATCTCATCTCATTTACTGAAGGTGCCCATATAATGCCAGCCTTATTTGGCCCTGCGCTTGGGTGGCCAAACCAATATCTGCCAAATAAGGCCGATCTGATTGTTGGCACTGCAGACCTAGGGAGCCAATGCGCTCTGTATCCAATGGGATTTTCTAAACTGCCCAATTTatatctgcccgattttcagGTCACATAATAGTAGGCACACATTGGGGGTTCCCCATACACCAGCCGAGCTGATAGCTttaatcagccagtgtatggagGGCAAAGGGCAAAAAATCTGCACAATTCTCTATATTGTTGTTCCACTCAGGGCTGTATTTAAGCCCTAGGCTTCTGGTGCATGTGTAACACTGTATGCCTACTGCACGTGTGCCCCAGGATAGGATATACTGGCAGGgtaacatttttttacaatttttttgtgggttACCCCCCTGAAACTGCTGCTGTTCCCATGCAGGTTCCCAAGCTTACCCCTTATGGATACTCTTTATTCATTATATCACAGTACCCCTTTTAATCTGAGTTCAACTATACacggccccttggaccgattcggcagctaattggcccgtgtaggggccgaaccgaggggcctggccgaccaatatctggcctgaaattgcccagatatcgatcggccaggttagaaaatctagtcggatcggggaccgcatcggctcattgatgcggtccccgaaccgactgcccccagggccaaatgatcgaattcgccTCCATGCCTCccagatattgcccacccgtaggtggggatatcgggtgaaaatCCGCTTGCTTGACGACATCGCCTAGCGAGCGGATCCCGTGTCCcgtgcccgtgtatggccatcttaactcgCTAATGACATTTGCCCACATCTCTATATAGTGATTCCCAATTTGCGCACATATGTGAGCCAACGTACATTGTTTGAGTATATAGGAGCTCCTCCCTTTTTTTGAAGTTTGTCCTTTTATTTGTCCTTTATAAGTTGAATTTCCCTAAGGCTTTCATGCACACCAGGATACCCCCTACCATATCTTTTATTGCCTCTGAAATTATAATTGGAGATAATCCAACCagtaccacttagattgtaagctctatggggcagggacctccttcctactgtgtctcataccacatggcatatatatatatatatatatttattgtatttatttattatatcacttgtcctccctgtgtgtattctgtaagactgtacagtgctgcatatccttgtggcgctttataaataaagttatacatacatatatacatataccaagAAGAAACAGGATAAAACTACCCAAGAGCCTACAGAAAGGGCAGGTTTGCAGGATTTCCGCAAATGATTTGAAAATGCTCAGCGCCTCACCTCTGTCTTCCGGCCCTATCTGCCAAACCCGCAGAGGGCAGCCCGTCGGCCCACTCGTTACTATCAGGCtgtagaagaaaaagaaaaatatcactTAGAAATTCTGATTGAGCACAGTATGATCAAGCCAAAGTATGGGTTTCTTACAGAATCCTAACATTTAGTTGTAGCAATGTAACCAAAGCGTTAGATTATTTACCGGTTGCTCTATGTTACCCTCAATGGGAGATGCCATTCTGCATTATCTGCCCCCACTAAAAAAATGGTAGAATCCCCACAACTTGTGAAAGACTCATGTTGCTGCCCCTGGtgtattattatgttattaaaggggatacaaaccctgctgcccagcgcggctcaacccaacgttactcagttgttactgggctacaaatcccacaataatgtaacatataatgaagcttggggcatgctgggagctgtagtccagcaacatcagggctgtattcttaaagcaatattgcccaataaaactttcccccaaatccccacagccagcgactgctttaacatgcgaaaaatcctccaatgagaatcccagctgatgtgagtaaatccggctccctgttctctgttcctgcaattggagttgggagcaataagcacagtttcccagcactgaacaagtctgtccctttatccccatgtctgattcctgtgccatataatgaggggagaaaatgccatcattatctctatatgtaaggtaccagcaaggggcctgacacagtgctgggaatcagcattctcactgggcagttcttttgcatttataatcaacttatttatcagtacaattctcattggggaatttccttgcatctataatgatggtttttggcaacttctatagcaaaactagggggcgccgtggggcagcatcatggctgggtttgtatatatatgtactttgTGGCTTTTGCTAAGAATGAAACGTACAGTCGCCATCTGCCCTTTGAATTAGGCTCCGACAGTGCAAGTGGGTTCATTAATGGCCTCCGGTAGCCGAGAGGATCCCAGAAGGGAACAGGGTGTGTGCTCAGAACAGGAAGGATTGGGAGAATGCTCAGCGATTCCTGTTGAtgttatttaatagaaataaaattcCCACATGTTCCTGCAATGTAATATATCACTCCAGTAGGGTCCCACGCCGGCCAGTgcagcaattggtcttcatttttcattatttgtagttttttagttatttcatttttagttcagcagctctgcagtttagagtttcagcagctatttggttgctagggtccaagttaccttagcaaccagggagtggtttggatgagagactggtatatgaataggggaggggctgaatagaaagataaggaataaaaagtaacaataacaataaaactggagcctcacagagcaatagggtttggctgccggggtcagtgacccccatttgaaagctgcaaagagttgtaggacaaaggcaaataattcaaaaactataacaaatatataatgaagcgCCGGAGGACGCAGGGGAGGAGACGCAGGAGGAGccggaggacactggggggaaaATTAAGGATGCttcgggggccctggaggaagaatgaggatgctgggggggcggggaagctgaaggatacttggggggcccaggagaaagcaggaggatgctggggggccctggaggaagcaggaggatgctggggggccctggaggaagcaggaggatgctgggagggagctggaggatgcagcaggatgctgggggggagcaggaggatgctgggggccctggaggaagcaggaggatgctggggggccctggaggaagcagaaggatgctggggggcctagaggaagc
This sequence is a window from Xenopus tropicalis strain Nigerian chromosome 2, UCB_Xtro_10.0, whole genome shotgun sequence. Protein-coding genes within it:
- the wdr73 gene encoding WD repeat-containing protein 73 isoform X2, whose protein sequence is MMAPREMKSSSCSYHRNCMPKKIHLIVTSGPTGCPLRVWQIGPEDRDVIVPLSTLPTDAGNETWTRTATTPSAPPQILHGSQANSIHLTEIQSTKRIYTLGLSGSDALSTLGFLDPYTVFVCCRNGRQCMADVRMPGAACEGSVGKHGLSSAAWCAAVNPSKGAACSTVASLSAEGHVCLTDARNLSAPLKCAKCRVPKPAAPEHFLNVCWAPALSDCISLSGFGGTVQIFDTKQWDCAMKEREALFIHRGHSVMGASEAGSEPIVTAHSWHPWKERTVLSAASDGSLHVWNWSDLPEHDGTQL
- the wdr73 gene encoding WD repeat-containing protein 73 isoform X1, which codes for MESEEYEEWLVESIRLYKDLHDFELQDPTRVVEWIGDKSICVAGYDGTKRNEILQLLIPQKLHAKENPGLCPERDLKVEHGGFIDEPVYSLKHIPQSSLIVTSGPTGCPLRVWQIGPEDRDVIVPLSTLPTDAGNETWTRTATTPSAPPQILHGSQANSIHLTEIQSTKRIYTLGLSGSDALSTLGFLDPYTVFVCCRNGRQCMADVRMPGAACEGSVGKHGLSSAAWCAAVNPSKGAACSTVASLSAEGHVCLTDARNLSAPLKCAKCRVPKPAAPEHFLNVCWAPALSDCISLSGFGGTVQIFDTKQWDCAMKEREALFIHRGHSVMGASEAGSEPIVTAHSWHPWKERTVLSAASDGSLHVWNWSDLPEHDGTQL